A portion of the Kryptolebias marmoratus isolate JLee-2015 unplaced genomic scaffold, ASM164957v2 Scaffold63, whole genome shotgun sequence genome contains these proteins:
- the rnaset2l gene encoding ribonuclease T2-like, with the protein MQSDDVTAAQSKAAADREMSCSVLPMLVILSPALFFLLMPDASVALWEDYKHVRHSSELYDNKHECTWKCLVFVLQWPGGFCLSLYNETHCKIPPDVNNWTIHGLWPLGVQSCCSCWPMFHSDVQELKENLTEYWPSLLTSRSPFQFWKEEWKKHGVCAACVEGFNSPLKYFQICLKLRQHFDIYTWLEAAGITPSCQQLYKVVEVSSVLAPHLGDKHEIQCVTDHKGREVLFQVKARLTQNLTVGCNHHGNTNTGPAAGSGPGPHPTGHPCPSDVPFYFFPINHQQPWRPCS; encoded by the exons ATGCAGAGCGACGATGTAACAGCAGCTCAGAgcaaagctgcagctgatcgGG AAATGTCCTGCTCGGTGCTGCCCATGCTGGTCATTCTGAGTCCTGCACTTTTCTTCCTGCTGATGCCTGATGCGTCTGTGGCACTCTGGGAGGACTACAAACATGTCCGTCATAGCTCTGAGCTGTACGATAACAAACATGAGTGCACCTGGAAGTGTCTGGTGTTCGTCCTGCAGTGGCCCGGAGGGTTCTGCCTG TCTTTGTACAACGAGACTCACTGCAAGATTCCTCCTGATGTCAACAACTGGACAATCCACGGCCTGTG GCCTCTCGGAGtacagagctgctgcagctgctggccCATGTTTCACTCTGACGTCCAG GAGCTAAAGGAGAATCTGACTGAATACTGGCCATCATTACTAACTTCCAGAAGCCCATTCCAGTTCTG gaaaGAGGAATGGAAGAAACATGGCGTATGTGCTGCATGTGTTGAAGGATTCAATTCTCCTCTGAAATACTTCCAGATCTGCCTGAAACTAAGGCAGCACTTTGATATCTACAC CTGGTTGGAGGCTGCTGGCATCACTCCATCCTGTCAACAACTCTACAAG GTTGTTGAGGTGAGCAGCGTTCTGGCGCCACATCTAGGAGACAAACATGAGATCCAGTGTGTCACAGATCACAAG gGCCGAGAGGTGCTGTTTCAGGTGAAGGCTCGGCTGACCCAGAACCTGACAGTCGGCTgcaatcaccatggcaacactAACACGGGCCCTGCAGCCGGGTCAGGACCAGGACCGCACCCAACCGGACACCCCTGCCCCTCAGATGttcctttttactttttccctATAAACCACCAGCAGCCATGGAGGCCCTGCAGCTGA
- the supt5h gene encoding transcription elongation factor SPT5, giving the protein MSDSEDSDFSDNRSERSSDGEAEEVEENEEEAASPFGSDKVADEEGEDLEDEEDYDEEEEEEDEDDDRPRKKPRHGGFILDEADVDDEDEDDDHWEEAEDILEKEEAEVSNLDRAVLDEDHSGSRRLQNLWRDSREEALGEYYMRKYAKSSAGENYPGGSEELSDDITQQQLLPGVKDPNLWTVKCKIGEERATAIALMRKFIAYQFTDTPLQIKSVVAPDHVKGYIYVESYKQTHVKAAIEGIGNLRMGFWNQQMVPIKEMTDVLKVVKEVTNLKPKSWVRLKRGLYKDDIAQVDYVEPSQNTISLKMIPRIDLDRIKAKMSLKDWFAKRKKFKRPPQRLFDAEKIRSLGGEVSHDGDFMIFEGNRYSRKGFLFKSFAMSAVITDGVKPTLSELEKFEDQPEGIDLEVVTESGKEREHNLQAGDNVEVCEGELINLQGKILSVDGNKITIMPKHEDLKDPLEFPAHELRKYFRMGDHVKVIAGRYEGDTGLIVRVEENFVILFSDLTMHELKVLPRDLQLCSETASGVDVGGQHEWGELVQLDPQTVGVIVRLERETFQVLNMHGKVLTVRHQAVNRRKDNRFAVALDSEQNNIHVKDIVKVIDGPHSGREGEIRHLFRGFAFLHCKKLVENGGMFVCKTRHLVLAGGSKPRDVTNFTVGGFAPMSPRISSPMHHGGGGAQQRGGGAGGGGGGGGGGGGGFGRGRGRRDNELIGQTVRISQGPYKGYIGVVKDATESTARVELHSTCQTISVDRQRLTTMGAKRHTGATSAHGRTPMFGSQTPMYGAGSRTPIYGSQTPLHDGSRTPHYGSQTPLHDGSRTPGQSGAWDPSNPNTPSRNDEEYDFGFDDEPSPSPQGYGGTPNPQTPGYPEVPSPQVNPQYNPQTPGTPAMYSPYAAPSPQGSYQPSPSPQSYHQVAPSPVGFQNTHSPASYHPTPSPMAYQASPSPSPVGYSPMTPGAPSPGGYNPHTPGSNIEQGSSDWVTTDILVRVKDSFMDLMGQVGVIRSITGGMCSVFMQESEKVVSISSDQLEPVTPTKNNKVKVILGEDREATGILLSIDGDDGIVRMELDDQLKILNLRFLGRLEH; this is encoded by the exons AAGAGGCAGAAG TGTCTAACCTGGATCGTGCGGTTCTGGATGAAGATCACTCTGGATCCAGGCGGCTGCAGAACCTCtggag agactCCAGAGAGGAGGCGCTGGGTGAATACTACATGAGGAAATATGCCAAGTCTTCAGCAGGGGAAAA TTACCCCGGAGGCTCTGAGGAGCTTTCTGATGACATCACGCAGCAGCAGCTACTTCCTGGTGTCAA GGATCCAAACCTGTGGACTGTCAAGTGCAAG ATCGGAGAGGAGAGAGCCACAGCCATCGCTCTGATGAGGAAGTTCATCGCATACCAGTTCACCGACACA CCGCTCCAGATCAAGTCTGTGGTGGCGCCCGACCACGTTAAAGGCTACATCTACGTGGAGTCCTACAAGCAGACCCATGTCAAGGCCGCCATCGAAGGCATCGGCAACCTGAGGATGGGCTTCTGGAACCAGCAGATGGTTCCCATCAAGGAGATGACAGACGTCCTGAAGGTGGTCAAAGAGGTGACCAACCTGAAGCCAAAGTCCTGGGTCCGACTGAAGAGAGGCTTGTATAAGGACGACATTGCTCAG GTGGACTATGTGGAGCCGAGTCAGAACACCATCTCTTTGAAGATGATTCCTCGGATAGATCTGGACCGCATCAAGGCCAAAATGAGTCTG AAAGATTGGTTCGCTAAGAGGAAGAAGTTCAAGAGACCTCCACAACGGCTGTTTGATGCTGAAAAGATCAG GTCTCTGGGCGGTGAGGTCAGTCATGATGGTGACTTCATGATCTTTGAGGGGAACCGTTACAGCCGCAAAGGATTCCTGTTTAAAAGCTTTGCCATGTCAGCTGTG ATCACAGATGGAGTGAAGCCCACTCTGTCAGAACTGGAGAAGTTTGAAGATCAACCAGAAGGAATCGATCTGGAAGTGGTCACTGAGTCCG gtaaGGAGCGTGAACACAACCTGCAGGCTGGTGACAATGTGGAGGTGTGTGAAGGAGAATTGATCAACCTGCAGGGAAAAATCCTGAGTGTGGACGGCAACAAGATCACCATCATGCCCAAACATGAAGACCTGAAG GACCCTCTGGAGTTCCCGGCTCACGAGTTGAGGAAATATTTCCGGATGGGCGACCACGTGAAGGTGATCGCCGGGCGGTACGAAGGAGACACTGGCCTCATCGTCAGAGTGGAGGAAAACTTTGTCATCCTGTTCTCAGACCTCACCATGCACGAG CTGAAAGTGTTACCCAGAGACTTACAGCTGTGCTCTGAGACGGCGTCTGGCGTGGATGTTGGGGGGCAACACGAGTGGGGGGAGCTGGTCCAGCTGGACCCTCAGACGGTGGGAGTCATTGTTCGACTGGAGAGAGAGACATTCCAG GTGTTGAACATGCATGGGAAAGTTCTGACAGTGCGCCACCAGGCCGTCAACCGCAGGAAAGACAATCGCTTTGCTGTAGCGCTGGACTCGGAGCAGAACAACATCCACGTCAAAGACATCGTTAAGGTCATCGATGGGCCGCACTCG GGCCGCGAAGGTGAGATCCGTCACCTGTTCAGAGGCTTCGCCTTCCTTCACTGTAAGAAGCTGGTGGAGAACGGAGGAATGTTCGTCTGCAAGACCAGACACCTGGTTCTGGCTGGGGGGTCCAAG ccGAGAGATGTGACCAACTTTACCGTGGGAGGATTCGCTCCCATGAGCCCCCGGATCAGCAGCCCCATGCACCATGGGGGCGGAG GTGCtcaacagagaggaggaggagcaggaggaggaggaggaggcggaggaggaggaggaggaggatttgGGCGGGGTCGAGGGCGAAGAGACAATGAGCTGATTGGTCAGACGGTCCGCATCTCGCAGGGTCCTTACAAAG GATACATCGGTGTGGTGAAGGATGCGACGGAGTCCACCGCCCGAGTGGAGCTGCACTCCACCTGTCAGACCATCTCTGTGGACAGGCAGAGGTTAACCACCAT GGGAGCCAAGAGGCACACAGGAGCAACCTCTGCTCACGGACGCACCCCCATGTTCGGCTCCCAGACTCCCATGTACGGCGCCGGCTCCAGGACCCCCATCTACGGATCCCAGACTCCACTCCACGACG GAAGCCGAACGCCTCACTACGGTTCTCAGACCCCGCTGCATGATGGGAGCCGGACACCAGGTCAGAGTGGAGCCTGGGACCCCAGCAACCCCAACACACCTTCCAG GAATGATGAGGAATACGACTTTGGCTTCGATGATGAGCCGTCCCCGTCTCCTCAGGGCTACGGAGGGACCCCTAACCCCCAGACCCCGGGTTACCCCGAGGTCCCCTCCCCGCAGGTCAACCCTCAGTACAACCCTCAGACTCCGGGCACGCCTGCTAT GTACTCTCCGTATGCAGCGCCGTCTCCACAGGGCTCCTACCAGCCAAGTCCCAGTCCACAGAGCTACCACCAGGTGGCACCGTCACCTGTTGGATTCCAGAACACACATTCACCTGCCAGCTaccaccccaccccctcccccatGGCCTATCAG GCCAGTCCCAGTCCCAGTCCTGTAGGTTACAGTCCCATGACCCCCGGAGCTCCGTCTCCTGGAGGCTACAACCCCCACACCCCCGGCTCTAACATCGAGCAGGGCAGCAGCGACTGGGTGACCACAGACATCCTGGTTCGGGTCAAAGACTCCTTCATGGACCTGATGGGACAGGTCGGGGTCATCCGGAGCATCACG ggagGGATGTGCTCTGTCTTCATGCAGGAGTCGGAGAAGGTGGTCAGCATCAGCAGCGACCAGCTGGAGCCCGTCACCCCAACCAAGAACAACAAG GTGAAGGTGATTCTGGGAGAAGACCGCGAGGCCACGGGGATCCTGCTGAGCATCGATGGAGATGATGGAATCGTCCGCATGGAGCTGGATGACCAGCTGAAGATCCTGAACCTCAGGTTCCTGGGCCGGTTGGAGCATTGA